The following coding sequences lie in one Brachionichthys hirsutus isolate HB-005 chromosome 15, CSIRO-AGI_Bhir_v1, whole genome shotgun sequence genomic window:
- the urod gene encoding uroporphyrinogen decarboxylase: protein MSDAAVILPEDFPQLQNDTFLRAARREETEHVPVWCMRQAGRYLPEFRETRSGKDFFETCRSPEACCELTLQPLRRFPLDAAIIFSDILVIPQAMGMDVQMVAGKGPTFPEPLKEPEDLQRLQANVDVSKELGYVFKAITLTRHKIQGKVPLIGFTGAPWTLMSYMIEGGGSNTHSKAKRWLYRHPDASHMLLRMLTDVIVQYLLGQVTAGAQALQVFESHAGVLGPEEFGEFSLPYLRDIARRVKEGLKKEGQDVPMIVFAKDAHYAVEDLSQSHYEVVGLDWTIDPRSARERSGGRVSLQGNMDPCALYAPKGRISDIVKKMLERFGTKGYIANLGHGLYPDMDPESVGAFVEAVHQHSKRMIEQL, encoded by the exons ATGAGTGACGCTGCTGTAATCCT ACCCGAAGACTTCCCGCAGCTCCAAAACGATACGTTCCTGCGAGCAGCGCGACGGGAAGAGACCGAACATGTCCCGGTCTGGTGTATGAGACAGGCGGGACGATACCTGCCAG AGTTTCGTGAGACCAGATCAGGGAAAGACTTCTTTGAGACGTGTCGCTCCCCGGAGGCCTGCTGTGAACTCACTCTGCAG CCTCTGAGACGTTTCCCTTTGGACGCCGCCATCATCTTCTCCGACATCCTGGTTATCCCGCAG gccATGGGTATGGATGTCCAGATGGTGGCTGGAAAGGGGCCGACATTCCCAGAGCCCCTGAAGGAGCCGGAAGACCTGCAGCGCCTACAGGCCAATGTAGACGTGAGCAAAGAGCTCGGCTACGTCTTCAAAGCCATCACCCTGACCAGACACAAGATCCAGGGCAAAGTGCCGCTCATCGGATTCACCGGAGCTCCG TGGACGCTGATGTCCTACATGATAGAAGGCGGGGGCTCCAACACGCACTCTAAGGCGAAGCGTTGGCTGTACCGGCACCCCGATGCCAGCCACATGCTGCTGAGGATGCTGACGGATGTGATTGTGCAGTATCTGCTGGGACAGGTGACGGCTGGCGCCCAG GCTCTTCAGGTGTTTGAGTCTCACGCCGGCGTTCTGGGACCAGAAGAGTTCGGCGAGTTCTCGCTGCCGTACCTCCGGGACATCGCTCGCCGCGTTAAAGAAGGCCTCAAGAAAGAAGGACAAGACGTTCCCATG ATTGTGTTTGCAAAGGACGCTCACTACGCCGTGGAGGATCTGTCTCAGTCTCATTATGAGGTGGTCGGCCTGGACTGGACCATCGACCCGAGATCAGCACG ggaGCGCTCGGGAGGGAGGGTCAGTCTGCAGGGAAACATGGACCCCTGTGCTCTCTATGCTCCAAAG GGACGTATTTCCGACATCGTGAAGAAGATGCTGGAGCGTTTCGGCACGAAGGGTTACATCGCCAACCTGGGTCACGGCTTGTACCCCGACATGGACCCAGAGAGCGTGGGCGCCTTCGTCGAAGCGGTGCACCAGCACTCTAAACGGATGATCGAGCAGCTGTGA
- the lyn gene encoding tyrosine-protein kinase Lyn — MGCMKSTLSEGLSRRGEGKAGQQPVGTVQTHYVRDPTSNTHPSIANSLLPGQMFQKMEDQKTVGKLMVGLYQYDAVHPDDLGFRKGEKMRILEEHGEWWKARSLTTEKEGFIPSNYVGQADTMETEEWFFKDITRKDAERQLLAPANNPGSYLIRESETAKGSYSLSVRDVGEKGTDMVKHYKIRMMDNGGYYISPKITFRDISIMIKHYHNKADGLCRKLDRPCMKPKAQKPWDKDAWEISKDSITMVNKLGAGQFGEVWMAYYNSQAKVAVKTLKPGTMTAEAFMEEANIMKTLQHDRLVRLYAVVTKTEPIYIITEFMANGSLLDFLKTGLGCKLQLPKLIDFSAQIAEGMAYIEKRNYIHRDLRAANVLVSESLLCKIADFGLARVIEDDEYSAREGAKFPIKWTAPEAINYGSFTIKSDMWSYGVLLYEIITYGKMPYPGMTKGEVMSSLQRGYRMPQPDNCPTELYDIMMSCWRNKPEDRPTFDYIQSFLDDFYTATEGQYQEQP; from the exons ATGGGCTGCATGAAGTCCACGCTGAGCGAAGGCCTGAGCAGACGAGGGGAGGGGAAGGCCGGCCAGCAGCCTGTAGGTACCGTGCAAACGCACTATGTCAGAGACCCCACCTCCAATACACACCCCAGCATA GCTAACTCACTGCTACCTGGTCAGATGTTCCAAAagatggaag ACCAAAAGACTGTGGGGAAACTAATGGTTGGTCTTTACCAGTATGACGCCGTGCATCCGGATGACTTGGGATTCAGGAAGGGGGAGAAGATGAGAATTTTGGAGGA ACACGGAGAGTGGTGGAAGGCGAGGTCTTTGACCACGGAGAAAGAAGGATTCATCCCATCTAATTACGTTGGCCAAGCCGacaccatggaaacagaaga GTGGTTTTTCAAGGACATCACAAGAAAGGATGCGGAGCGGCAGCTGCTGGCGCCAGCAAACAATCCAGGCTCTTATCTTATCAGGGAAAGTGAAACAGCGAAAG GAAGCTACTCCTTGTCCGTCAGAGACGTGGGCGAAAAGGGGACAGACATGGTCAAGCACTATAAGATCAGGATGATGGACAACGGAGGCTACTACATCTCCCCTAAGATCACCTTCCGTGACATCAGCATCATGATCAAACACTACCACA ACAAAGCAGATGGCCTGTGTCGTAAGCTGGACCGTCCATGCATGAAACCCAAAGCTCAGAAGCCGTGGGATAAAGATGCCTGGGAGATTTCCAAAGACTCCATTACGATGGTGAATAAACTCGGAGCTGGTCAGTTTGGGGAAGTCTGGATGG CGTACTACAACAGTCAAGCTAAAGTGGCGGTGAAGACGCTGAAGCCGGGCACCATGACGGCGGAAGCCTTTATGGAAGAAGCCAACATCATGAAGACGCTGCAGCACGACAGGCTGGTGCGGCTCTACGCCGTCGTCACCAAGACGGAGCCCATCTATATCATAACTGAATTTATGGCAAATG GGAGCCTTCTAGACTTCTTAAAGACTGGCTTGGGGTGCAAACTGCAACTACCCAAACTCATCGATTTCTCAGCGCAG ATAGCAGAGGGAATGGCCTACATAGAGAAGAGGAACTACATTCACAGAGACCTGAGAGCAGCTAACGTCCTGGTCTCCGAGAGTCTGCTCTGTAAAATAGCTGATTTTGGACTAGCAAGAGTCATAGAGGACGACGAGTACTCCGCCAGAGAGG GAGCCAAATTCCCGATTAAATGGACCGCTCCAGAGGCCATTAACTACGGCTCCTTCACCATCAAGTCAGACATGTGGTCCTATGGAGTTCTGCTATATGAGATTATAACCTATGGGAAAATGCCGTACCCAG GTATGACTAAAGGAGAAGTGATGTCCTCATTGCAGCGTGGCTATCGCATGCCGCAACCGGACAACTGTCCCACTGAACTCTATGACATCATGATGTCCTGCTGGAGGAACAAACCTGAAGACAGGCCCACCTTTGATTACATCCAGAGCTTCCTGGATGACTTCTACACGGCCACAGAGGGACAGTATCAGGAGCAGCCGTAG
- the pkia gene encoding cAMP-dependent protein kinase inhibitor alpha, with protein sequence MADVEATYADFIASGRTGRRNAMHDILQSPSDPEGRELSLTLSLSRLHINAGGGDGDDTEDGQSSSSSSAHRDAEQRNS encoded by the exons ATGGCTGATGTTGAGGCCACGTATGCAGACTTCATTGCCTCTGGCAGGACTGGACGGAGGAACGCCATGCACGACATCCTGCAGAGTCCCAGTGACCCAGAGGGACGTGAACTGTCCCTcaccctgtccctgtcccggcTGCACATcaacgcaggaggaggag ATGGTGACGACACCGAGGACGGCCAGAGCTCCTCGTCATCCTCGGCCCACAGGGACGCTGAGCAGAGGAACAGCTAA